Within Conger conger chromosome 3, fConCon1.1, whole genome shotgun sequence, the genomic segment aaacaaCAGAGCTGACTTACTCCCTATCATTCCCCGGCGAGGCTTGGCCCATTGTTGCCTCGCCAATATGGACCTCCAACCCTAGCCTGTAATGGCACAACCATTTCCTCTGCCTTCATTTGTTTTCACATGCCCaacagctcctggtccaagcgatggttctgtcccgcctggactactgcaattccctcttggctggcctcccagcgtccgccatcagacccctccaactcatccagaatgcagcagctcgtctggtcttcaaccttcccaaatactcacacgtcacccccctgcttacttccctccactggctgcctgtcatggctcgcatcaaattcaaaacattggtgctagccttccaagcagttaaagggtcttccccagcttatctgcaaaaaatcatcagaccctacacccctgccagacctcttcgttcagcctccacaggccgcttggcacctccccctctcagaacctccacctcacgctcacgactactgtctgttctggctccacggtggtggaacgaactccccgttgaggtcagaactatagaatctctccccaccttcaagcgcaagctgaagacacacctcttcaagcagcacctctccccatccctccctacctccctgtgaaccttaattgttgtctctgtgacttgctttgtgtatcggtatttttagttggctaggtaagcagtgtttggatagttaactttggtaacttttgctctgtttgtttgtttgtttgttcaaaaaaaaaaaaaaaaaaaaaaaatggcccttgtccttatctttgttgtacaggtagcagttgaaattgtacttacctctagggtctttcagcgaacttatccctggttatgggtatgcactttgttgtacgtcgctctggataagagcgtctgccaaatgccaataatgtaatgtaatgtaatgtaatgtcaatgaAAACACATCTTTAAATCTCAAACTGCACATTTAGCTCATTCCAAAACATGATGGACACTCCCCAAACAGCAAGTCTCCCCTGGTTAGTAGAACCTCTGAACTAAAGCATTCTGCTACTCAACCTGAAAAGAAATGGTACTCTTTAACATGGCAAGAAAATGGTTTCCCTCTCTGTTGCAGACAACGGGTCATGGACTCAGCTTTGGCTGGTGTCAGAATACCATGAGCATGGATCCATGTTTGACTACCTGAACAGGTACACAGTCTCTGTGGAGGGGATGGTCATCCTTGCCGTCTCTATAGCCAGTGGACTCGCTCACCTACACATGGAAATCATCGGTTCTCAGGGTGAGGCTCACCCTCAGTCAACTCAAAATTGTGTCACCCCTTTActattgaaaataaactaaaaatgttGCCCTTGTTGAACCATGACTGTGTATGGCAAGCTTGGGCACTTTGTAGACTTACTACTGAGGTAGTCACAGGTGTTAGCAAGCTTGCACATATGTGAACCCTTTGCATTTGATGTTTGTGCATTTCCAAGAATGAACAGCtttgttatttatctgtttTAACCATGACAGAAAAGACAGTTTTGCTGGCAGATAATTATATTGTCAGGTTTTGTACTGCTAATCAGGAGTAGTAAAAGTGATGAGTAACAGAAAGTCTGAGTAACAGAAATGTATTGTGATTAGGTAGGCATAAAAATGCAATTCTTCTCAAGAGTAGTCCCAGACAGGTAAATCTGAAATTTGAATTGGGTCTTAATTAGAAATATCGCTTTCTTATTCAGCTATACTGTCTACGATcatttttctatatttataGGTCAAAGTAAAAAAGACCCCACTAAAAATCACAGAAATCACAGATACCTGACCTCATCCAAAGTTATATAACAAATACTATATAATATTGATGAATACTCTATAATAGATCTTGtaattattatgaatatatgaattcataataattacattatatacagtgggatCCAAAAGtctgaaaatgcttctattttgcattctttttaattgaatgcaaactttttcattactaattatatttgattataatttgagtgaaaagttgaatctttgaaaaaattacattaatttcagaatttattagtatttggtatgtccacaTTTGCTTTAAGGGCAATGTGCACTCAAGTTGGCAACATCCTCATGTCTAACACAGCCAATGATGTAGAACAAGAAAAGTATAtctatattttaaaagaaaaccaagaaaaTATCAAGAGGGAATGTATTATTTTCCCTGTGTGACAGGAAAGCCTGCCATTGCTCATAGAGATTTAAAATCGAAGAATATTTTGGTGAAGAAGAATGGTACTGCTGTCATTGCTGACCTGGGCCTGGCGGTGAAGCATGATTCAGTCACCAGCACTACAAATATTCCATCCAATCACAGAGTGGGAACAAAGAGGTAAGAACAGTGCCTCATCGGCCAAAGACAATCAGGGTGCATATGTGTGAATGAACTGGACAGTATGTATGTCAGTGACTGTTTGTGATCTGAAACAGGTTACATTTTCCAGTTTTCTCTTGCAACCATCCAGTGTGCTTTTAAACTCTGAAAAACTGCATTTTCCTCATGGCATCATTAACTGCATatgctgttttcattttttaattataacaaataatgtttttgtatggCTGTAACCAGAATAACAAGTAACCAGTCATGCCCTCTCTACAATTCCTTGCAGTGGTGGGTCACTGTTCACTATCAATCACAAAAACACGGGTAATCGGGAGCTTAATTAACCTTCTGTCTGCAGGTATATGGCTCCAGAGGTCCTGGACGACACAATCAACATAAACACGTTTGAGTCGTTCAAGAGGGCTGACATCTACTCCTTGGGCTTAGTGTTCTGGGAAATGGCATGGAGGTGCCCTGTGACAGGTACTGTAGTTTGGACACCTTAGTACAAATACCTGTATATGGGGAGTGAAGCACTTGATTATAATGCTAAATGAATTCATTACAGCATTATGAGGGGATTAGTGGGGAAGTACTATTCTCAATGTGACCCACTGTGACAGGAATGCAAGGCATGAAGGGCTGAGGCTTTGCTTTCATTGAGCAATGGCCACTCTCCAGGTCAATCAGGGACTCAGTCTACCTGCAACAACTGTGTTGTTATCGAGAGCAATACCTGGGAAGCTCATCTGGGTAATTACTGAGAAAAGGCTGGCAGTTGACTGCATGCATTTCAGAGGGCAGGGATACTGGCACAGTATGTGCCCTCCTAAATCAATGGAGGGCATTCAAATGAATTGTTGTGAATCACACTTtattgtaaatcactttgtgATCAAGTATAGCGGGGATACTCAATCTTTCCCAGAAAGCAGTTACACCTCTGcttctactaatcaaccattaTAGTTtttgctaaggaccttgattaatagaatcaggtgtggaactgcttggttggaacaaaagcctgctccCAGACCGGCCCTTTCTTGGTAAGTTTGATTGTAGTGTATGTTATTTCTGATAATACAGCTTGCTGCTTGTAGTTTTCATGAAAagataaacatttgtttttatatagggATCTATGAAGATTATCAGCTGCCTTACTATGACATGGTGGCTTCAGATCCATCAGCAGAAGACATGAAAAGGATTGTCTGTGACCAAAAATTGAGACCCAGCATTCCCAACCAATGGCAAAGCTGTGAGGTATGAAAggtgggagggggcaggggaatTACTTAGGAAATGTTCCTCTGTCCAGCTGTTACAATGAGCAAATTAactatatacatacataatgaAAACCATGGCAGCCAAAATATGGACTATGTAACAGGGGTAGGTCTGTAGTGGGCTTTCTCCTTTTCTATATGTTTCTGTGTATCTGGCAGGCACTGAGGGTGATGGGTAAAATAATGCGTGAGTGCTGGTATGCCAATGCTGCTGCTCGCCTCACTGCACTACGGATAAAGAAAACCGTCTCCCAGATGACCATCATCATGAATGGCAAAGACTCGCTGGCCTCTCGGCTAACATGAATGTAAAGGTTCTGGTTCCAGACCTCAATTGTGGACCTTCAACCATGAACAGTAAGTGCCCTGCAGTGGCAGTGCTTGGCTTTCTATGCCAAAGAAACGAGATGTTATTCAGATGCAAAAGTTACTGTTAGGATGCATATCCTCACCATAATGGTCATATGAGACCAAGAAAATGCAGGTATATTGTATAGATTCCACACTACCTCAAAAAGTGGCTAGAGAAGCTGTACAGCAAGCCATTCATGTAATGCTCAAAAATATGTGTATTGATTGTACTTTGCACCTGCTGCTATGCCTGACTGTGCAGGAAATTTGTGGTCTGTTCCGTGGAGGTTACCACATTTCCCCACAATCGGTAGAGCTAAATACTTTATGCCTGTGAATGAATGAAGCTGAAATTATTGTGCCGAACatgatgttttttagtttttttttacattaacctTGGGGATTTCACTCCACATATTCACTTGTCAAAGAACATCTGATTAGGAAAGTTTATTctcaaaactaaaactaaaacggatacttcttccaatgaatcctcctattgctgcagaagaagttggtaagtactgcaggatgtagcaagggttcaaagttattattggcagtgatgcaaactctgGTTTGTGccaacagccgttgccctctaTCCCATTCACAGCAGCAAAGGCTCTCCATCTTGGTAACATTAGGCATGGGTTCACAgttcccacactgacaccaattTCTGTTCCCACTTCTCTGTTCTGTGTTAGCTTCGCCTGTGTTGTCTGCCTCTCTTGGCAgctcacgcaattcttcctctggtTCAATTCTGTATGCTTGTATTTCTTCATCAACATCGATAAGGTCATCCTCTAACTCGGCAAAGgcagagctgtccgtcatatcgctGAGGCTAGCCAAGCCATGTGATATTCGTATTCTAGCATTACTGCATTTttgtgggagtgtcatgtgatct encodes:
- the LOC133123742 gene encoding activin receptor type-1C-like, translated to MLIEGKEEAVKSCLSPSQMKGQVFCYSSRNVSKRNCCFTDFCNNATLHLPTGGNSWSNLELVMVILVPVCLLCVSVLLWVHTLHGQHCIYRTANTSEMEEPLDDQMSPDKRLKELIFDMSTSGSGSGLPLLVQRTIARTIVLQESIGKGRFGEVWRGKWRGEDVAVKIFWSRDERSWFREVEMYQTIMLRHENLLGFIAADNKDNGSWTQLWLVSEYHEHGSMFDYLNRYTVSVEGMVILAVSIASGLAHLHMEIIGSQGKPAIAHRDLKSKNILVKKNGTAVIADLGLAVKHDSVTSTTNIPSNHRVGTKRYMAPEVLDDTININTFESFKRADIYSLGLVFWEMAWRCPVTGIYEDYQLPYYDMVASDPSAEDMKRIVCDQKLRPSIPNQWQSCEALRVMGKIMRECWYANAAARLTALRIKKTVSQMTIIMNGKDSLASRLT